A region from the Arthrobacter sp. FB24 genome encodes:
- a CDS encoding ArsR/SmtB family transcription factor: MSSRPSSAFNPVPGEPSLAHPVTPGPELLETAAGTLRMLAEPTRLHLLWQLSTGPKTVTELADASGAPRTVVSQHLAKLRLSGLVDTRKDGRHVIYSLHDGHLVRLIRETINHADHLITGEPAHD, encoded by the coding sequence TTGAGCAGCCGGCCTAGCAGCGCGTTCAACCCCGTCCCCGGGGAACCCTCCCTGGCCCACCCCGTCACCCCGGGCCCGGAACTGCTCGAAACAGCCGCCGGGACACTGCGGATGCTCGCCGAACCCACCCGCCTGCACCTGCTCTGGCAGCTCTCCACCGGCCCGAAAACCGTCACCGAACTCGCCGACGCGTCCGGGGCGCCCCGGACCGTGGTCAGCCAGCACCTGGCAAAACTGCGGCTCAGCGGCCTCGTGGACACCCGCAAGGACGGCCGGCACGTCATCTATTCCCTCCACGACGGGCACCTGGTCCGGCTCATCCGCGAAACCATCAACCACGCCGACCACCTGATCACCGGCGAACCGGCCCACGACTGA
- a CDS encoding copper resistance CopC family protein: MISSFRRARIAGALTTALAFTAFLGAGPAQAHDSVASTSPAEGQTLTTNPGKVTITLTKPPTTGIAGANIIKVTAPDGHIVSTGDITVEGATLSTAADIDHPGKHTVDWRAVSADGHPIEGTLSFTYAPDETGTTAPSAAATPATGTPEPAGPGAAAQAAAPAAQTATADMTGWLIAAGIVIICLAGALVYVATTRKKPDTGK; encoded by the coding sequence GTGATTTCTTCCTTCCGCCGCGCCCGCATCGCCGGTGCGCTCACCACGGCCCTGGCGTTCACCGCGTTCCTGGGCGCAGGCCCGGCCCAGGCCCACGATTCCGTGGCCTCCACCAGCCCAGCCGAGGGGCAGACGCTCACCACCAACCCCGGCAAAGTGACCATCACCCTGACCAAACCCCCGACCACCGGAATCGCCGGGGCCAACATCATCAAGGTCACCGCCCCCGACGGCCACATCGTCAGCACCGGGGACATCACCGTGGAAGGGGCCACCCTAAGCACCGCCGCCGACATCGACCACCCCGGCAAACACACCGTGGACTGGCGCGCAGTCTCCGCCGACGGACACCCCATCGAAGGAACCCTCAGCTTCACCTACGCCCCCGACGAAACCGGAACGACGGCCCCATCAGCCGCCGCCACCCCGGCAACAGGAACCCCGGAACCGGCTGGCCCCGGCGCAGCGGCGCAGGCCGCCGCACCCGCAGCCCAGACAGCCACAGCGGACATGACCGGATGGCTGATCGCGGCCGGCATCGTCATCATCTGCCTCGCCGGCGCACTGGTGTACGTCGCCACCACGAGGAAGAAGCCGGACACCGGAAAATAG